GGCCCCAATCTTTTGACAAACAATTTTCATTCCTTTGCCTGGTGAAGAATTGGCGACAAAAGGTATTTCTCCTTTCTCCTTATCCTCTTGAAGTAGCTGTCCCTCTGAACCGTAAATGGCAATGTGATTCCGAAAAAGCCGCGATTCAGAACATGATGCATCGAATGTAGTCTCGAAGATGCCATCTCCGTATATGCCATAAAGCTTGTATGTTGTGCCCTTTATAGTTTTTGTGTCCAGAGCTACGCTGTTTCCTAATTTATCATGCCCCACAGTGATATATCTTTGTACATCTTGGGCGATGGCTGCGCCAACACCTTCAGCGATCGCACTACCATTGCTCAATAAGATAGCGATCGCTCCTACCATACCGCCGATTTTAAAATACATACGGTTTCAAAATATAAGATTTGATATATTTTTACCCGCAATCAAAGTTGTTCTGGCATGGTAGAAGCACTGAAAAGTTAAATTACTGACAACTTTCACGAAGTCGGCGATCTGAATACCGCGAATGTTCACAAATCCAGGACTTATGCAAATAATAGCTAAAACCCTATAGGGGCAATTCATGAATTGTCCCTACAATCTTTAGTTTGGCCTAAGAAATAACATTGCTATAGCTCGTAAGTTTAACTCCCGATCTATCGAACGCTTTTAAACCACTCAGTAATCCCCTGAGCGATCGCATCAGCCATTTTCTTCTGTTCTTTTGGGTTCACTACCTGCTCAAATTCATCAGGATTGCTCATAAAACCCAATTCCAGTAACACCGATGGCGCAGCTGCTGGGCGTGTCAGCGCTAGGTTGTCCCAAAACACACCATAAGAAGGTTTGCCGAGTTTTTTAACAACATAGGTCTGTAAAAATATTGCCAGGCTGTGGGCTTGGGGTTGATACCAAAAAGCCGCGAATCCCTTGGTTTTTTCAGCATCGCCATCATCGGGTAGAGAGTTGTGGTGTATGGAAATAGCGATCGCAGGTTCTTCTTTACTAATAATTGCCTGACGTTCTGCTAGAGAAACCTCCTTATCGTCCTCCCGCGTCATCACTACCGTTGCTCCTCGCTTCACCAAATCGTCCCGCAGCAACTTAGATACCAGCAAATTCACATCTTTTTTTAAATATCCAGTTGGGCCACTGGCACCAGTTTCTTTACCGCCATGCCCTGGATCGAGTACAATCTTGAGATTAGCTAAAGGCTTGCGTCTTGTGTTCCCAATATTAGGCGGATGACGCAAAGCCAAAACCAGGGTTGTACCGTCGTATCTCAGCTTATATCCCCACTGTTGAGCTTTTTTGAGGTTAAAGGTGTATTTTACTTGTTCTGGAGCCTCCTGTTGCCAATCTAGCCGAGAAATTAGAGGGTCATCATCCAGGCGAATAATGTCTGTTTGGGCAGTAGTATTGTAGAGAGTGAGAGCGAGAGCTTTCTCACTTTGTTGCACGCTCACAGGTACGGGAACTTGTAAGGGGAAAAATATCTCTGTCGCACCAGGGAGTTGACGGTATCCGACACTGCGAATTATTGTTTGTGGCGGAATTGCACCAGGTAGAATGCGAGTTTCCTGACTATTAATCCAAGCGCCATAGTCTAGGCGCAACCATTCACCTTCCTTACCTGTTACTGTTGCACGTGTGCCTTTAGGCAGTGGCGTGAGTCGAGAATAATCGGTGCTTGGGCCAGTGCGAGCAACGCCTGACTCTACTGTAACCTCAGAAACCGGCAACTCTGCTCTTGAGAGGATTTGAATTTTACCAGCCCCTGGTTGAGTTATCGTCTTGCCATTGAGTGTTAGTTGAAACTGAGGTTTTCCCAGATCGGCGGCTGTAGCCACTGTGGTGCAACCTTTATAATTGCCTACGCTAAACTGGGCATGAGGCTGATTTTGTCCTGTCAGTGCTGCCAAATTATTTGGTAGTTGTGCCTGTTGGGGTTGGGGTGAAAGGGCAATTGTTTGATTAGCCAGGGTTACAGAGACATTGGCGTTAGGGGGTGCAATCGCGCTAAAACAAATTAGTTCTCCTGGTAGTCTGGCAATGTCAGCTGCGGGAGTCAAGGAATCTTTAGCAAAGGCTACCCCCTGTGGTAGTTCAGGGCTAGTGTTAACCCTTATCACCTTAATTTTAAGTTCTTGATTCTGGCGACGCACAGTAAAAAGATTCTCCCCCAACTGCAAGGGGAAACTAGGGGAAAAATGACCAGCTTTGCTGCGGTTAATTGGCTTACTATTGATCAAAACCTCACCATCTGGTGGAGCAGTCCCCAGAAAAAAGATTTTTTGGGAACTCGTCTGGTAGTTTGTCTCAGGAAAAACGACTATAAGAGATGGCTCTGCCAATGCTACGGAGGATGTGAGAATACAGCCTAATATTACTAATCCTAAAAGGTTTTTCACAGCAAATCACAGAAGATTACACCACAACAACTGTGGCACAATGACGGGATGTATTTTTAGAAGTTGTTAGAAATTCAAACTACTATGACTAAGTTTATCTTCGTAACTGGAGGCGTAGTTTCCAGTATTGGTAAGGGCATTGTAGCAGCAAGTCTAGGGCGTTTGCTCAAGTCGCGCGGATATTCGGTGTCGATTCTCAAACTCGACCCTTATATCAATATCGATCCTGGCACAATGAGCCCTTTTCAGCATGGGGAAGTATTCGTTACCCAGGATGGTGCGGAGACAGATTTAGACTTGGGGCATTACGAACGTTTTACCGATACCTCAATGTCGCGCTTGAACTGTGTGACTACTGGCTCGATTTACCAGGCAGTCATTAATAAAGAGCGACGGGGAGACTACAATGGTGGCACTGTACAGGTTATTCCTCATATTACCAATGAAATCAAAGAGCGGATTCTGCGAGTTGCTAAAAGTACAAATCCGTCCGTAGTAATCACAGAAATTGGCGGGACGGTGGGAGATATTGAATCACTGCCGTTTTTGGAAGCGATTCGCCAGTTCCGCAAAGAGGTTGGGCGGCAACATGTACTGTATATGCATGTAACGTTGGTACCGTGGATTGCTTCTGCGGGTGAGATGAAAACTAAGCCAACACAGCATTCAGTTAAAGAACTCAGATCCATTGGTATTCAACCAGATATTTTAGTTTGTCGGAGCGATCGCCCCTTACCCAAGGGATTAAAGCAAAAATTGTCGGGATTTTGCGATGTGCCCGAAGAATGCGTCATTACTTCTCAAGATGCCAAAAGTATCTATGAAGTACCCCTAAATCTGGAACGGGAAGGAATGGCAGAACAAGTGCTGAACTTGCTGCAAATGGAGCAACGCCAACCAGATTTGACGCAGTGGCAAACCTTGGTACAACGGTTACATACTCCTAAGCACGAGCTAGAAATTGCCATTGTCGGCAAATATGTGCAGTTAAGTGATGCCTATTTATCTGTCGTGGAAGCACTAAACCATGCTGCAATTTCCACTTATGGCAAACTGCGCTTGCGTTGGGTGAACTCAGAAGATTTGGAAAATGAATCAGCCGAAACTCATCTTGGGGGTGTCGATGGCGTAGTTGTGCCAGGAGGTTTTGGGGTTCGGGGAGTGGATGGCAAAATTGCCGCCATTAAATACGCCCGCGATCGCCAAATTCCTTTTTTGGGTTTATGCCTGGGAATGCAATGCTCTGTAATTGAATGGGCTAGGAACATAGGGGGATTAACAGATGCTAATAGTGCTGAATTTGACCCTCATACAACGAATCCGGTAATTAATTTATTGCCAGGACAGCAGGAAGTTGTCGATTTAGGGGGTACAATGCGCTTGGGGCTATATCCTTGTCGTGTTCTTCCTGATACATTGGCTTTCAAGCTTTATCAAGAAGATGTAATTTATGAACGACATCGACATCGCTATGAGTTCAACAATGCTTACCGCGATCTCTTATTAAAGTCCGGCTATGCGATTAGTGGGACTTCTCCTGATGGACAGTTAGTTGAAATTGTGGAATTACCCAAGCACCCATTCTTTCTAGCTTGCCAATTTCATCCAGAATTTCAATCTCGTCCTAGTAGCCCTCATCCTTTATTTAAAGGGTTTATTCAAGCAGCGATCGCTCTTTCTTTGTCAACTTCAACTACACCAACACCATTGGAGGTTTCTTAACAATTCATAATTCAAACAAATTAATTTGATTTTGAATTGGTACACGGCAACATAAACTTAAGGCTTCAGTAGACTTAGACATACAGGGTGCATCATTCGTAAATTTTGGACTTGAGGAGATGTTGTGGCGTACTGGGTGAAAATCCTTTACGAGAGGAGAGAATATGTAGTGAATTTTGAACGTGTCCATGCTTTTTGTTATGAAGTGAATGGCAGGGTTACTTTTTGGCTACCCGATAGTGCCATTCCAATAGTCATTAATCCACAAAGTAACCTAGAAGATTATCAAAAGATTCTCGATTATTTAGAATGTGTGACAAGTTTAGAATTAGATCATGCCCACTGGGTGAAAATTCTTTACGAAAAAAACGAATATGTAATTAATCTCAACTGCATCAGTTCCTTTTGTTATGAACCGAATGGTAGGATAACTTTCTGGTTGCCAGATGGCACTATACCCATCATCATTAATCCTGTGAGTAATCCCGAATCATATCAAAAAGTTGTGCAATACGTTCACAAAGCAACGGGCTATTCTTTATCTTAAAATTATTAATTAGATTTTAGACTTTCCTGCGGAATGTTACGCGAACACTGTGAAGGTAGCTCGACTGAGCGATCGCAGAACGTCTCAGCCGAACGATTTTAGTAACTCAACAATTCCTGTTCCAATTACGAATTACGAATTACGAATTCTGTTTTGACAAATCCATCAAATTTGCCAGCTTGTAAACTACCCGCGCTCCAACATTACCATCCCATTCGGCATCACCGACTTCACAAATATCAAAGCCAATAATTTTTCTACCACTCTTGACTAATTCCCGGAACAGAAAAAATGTTTGCTCTAATTCCAATCCACCGGGAACAGGAGTACCTGTACTGGGACAGAGTTTTGGATCTAGACCATCGACATCAAAGCTAATGTAAACAAACTCAGGTAAATGACTGATAATTTCTCGGCATAAATCAAGCCAAGTTGTTCCAGAGTAAAGCTTTTGTTTAATGGCTGGGTCGTAATATGCAATAATGCGACTCTCAGATTGGTCTATCATTTGCACTTCATCATGACTAATATCACGCAAACCCACTTGCACTAGCTTGGAAATTTGCGGTATTTTCATTGCATTAAACATAATAGACGCATGGGAAAACTCAAATCCCTCATAAGCATCGCGTAAATCTGCGTGGGCATCAATGTGCAAAATGCCATAGTTGGTGTAGTTCGCCGCTAATGCTTGGAAATAACCTAACGGTGAACTGTGATCTCCTCCAATAACTGCGACTCCTTTACCTTTGCTAATTGCTTCTTGGCAATTGTCAAACAGCCATTGATTTACCTGTTCCCCAGCCTGATTAATTTCTGTGAGGACAGATGTTAAATCTGGTGTATCTGAGAGTTCTTTACCTTGGGCTAATCGCTCAATAATTTTTGCTGCCAAGGCGCGGTAGTATGTATTCTTCTCTAAAATATCTTGGGGAATTTCTACCATGAAAATTCCCTGCTTCCAACCATTAGGGTTATCGAAATCGAACAAATCTAATTGAGTTGAAGTATCAAGAATTCGCTGGGGGCCATTAGCTGTGCCTGCGCCATAAGAAACAGTGACTTCCCACGGCACACCAAAGACAATCAGGTTTGCAGATTCATAATCGCAGGGCAAACCTAAGAGGTTGCCATTTATTTCACCTACGCCGCTAGGATTGTAGTCTTGTAGTTGATTACTCATCGATTATTTTCTGGATTTACGTGGATATACAGTACGCCGCCTAGTGCTAAGGTGCATAGTCATTGGAGATCCCCCTTAATCCCCCTTAAAAAGGGGGAAAATTAAGACATTCTTAGCCCCCCTTAAAAAGGGGAAAATAAGCCATTCTTAGCCCCCCTTAAAAAGGGGGGTTGGGGGGATCGACTCAATATCTACACAGTATTGCCGCCTAGTGGACATCTGCATTCTAATCAAAATTTTTCACTGACGGTAAACTACAACGCCTCTATTACTTGGTCGAAATTGCGGCGATATATCTGTTGGCTGTAGTCCTCCCACTCTTTATCTGACGAGTGGGGCGATCGCTGTAATGTTGCCTCTTGGACGTATGCTATCAATGGGCGACGAAGATGTTCGTATTTCTTGAAGGCTTTGGCTATAGTTTGCAGATTATCCCAGTTATTCTCCTCAGTAATTTTAGCGATGAGTGTTGTAACAACTAGTGCATCTTCCAATCCTTGATTAGCTCCTTGAGCCATGAAGGGTGGCATTCCATGTGCGGCATCGCCAACTAAGACGATTCGCCCTACACTCCAGGCTGGTGGAATTTTGGCAGGATTAGCTTCAGGATTGAGGTCAGTTGGGTTAGAAACTTGTAGAGAATCCAAAATGCTAGCGCGGTGAATGTAGTATGGACGCTGCTGCATATTGGCAGGAGGAGACATACGCACTAATTGCTTGAGCGCATCAGGAAACCCTGCTTTTTCCAACTCCTGCAAAGCTAAATCAATTAAAGAACTTTCAAATTTTCCTTGCAATGAGTCTAAAGGCAAAGCAAGATGTATTATGTACCCTAGTTCACCAGTTGGTCTGTAATATAAGATTATCCGAATGTTATTTATACAAACAGAATTTCCAGATTTTTCATCGTTAGTGATTGTTATAAGTGTTGAGCCTTGAAAAAAATCTTCTTCTAGTTTTGTCCATAGTTCCTTTGGTACTTCAGTTATTTCTCTACAAAATATAGCTGCAAATCCAGAGTATTCAGGTCGGGCAAAATTATGATATTGAGTATCTGTGTAAAGCAGCCTACGAACTGTAGAATTAATCCCATCTGCTGCAACAATTAGTTTAGCTCTAATGGATTTTGTTGCTAATTCTTGGGGAGGGATATCTGAGTTTTGGTGCTGCATCTCATTATTTTTCTGCCCATCTGTCCAATAGGCATAAGGGTTGGCTTCTATTCCTGTATCACCTACACAATCTATGCGGACACAACCTTTTTCCGGCTCATTCACAACATTAATGCAACGGTGATTAGCTTTAACTAGGTCTGGTGGAAGTAGCTGTCTGAGGGTTGTCTGCAAATTGTACCAAGAAATTGACACTCGACCCTCACCATAATCTTGAAGCCAGTCATCAAAACTAAGCGAAATTGAATTAATTATCTCGCCCTTTAAATTTTTGTAAGCCCATTGTGGTGAGGATTTTAGAGGCTGTTGCTTTTGATTAGGTTCGACAGTTTCCTGGTCATTAGACTGTTTGGGATTCAATAAACCCAGTCCAGTTTTTTTGACTTCTTCGTAAGCATTAGGATCTAAATGTTTAAGAGCTTTTAATCCATTGGGCAGAAGATCCAATGTTTGCCCAATTTGACGAAAGGCGCGAGTTTGATCGATGACAAGGATATTTTCAATTCCACGTTTACGTAAACCAATGGCAGTTGCTAACCCAATAGGCCCAGCACCAACCACTACAACATCGTAGATTTCTTGAGAGGTAGAAGAGGAGATAACAGATGCAGGTAAGTTATCAGCTTTGGTTGATGTGCTTGTATGTGTATGAGGAGTTGATTTAGTTTCTGGCATATTTATACATAGGAATTTGGAATAGAAGCTGGGCAATTCAAAAGTTTGTATAAAAAAGTGAAGCTTCGAGTTCAGAGATCGGGCGATCGCATGATTGCTTAATCTTACGACTTAGGAGACAGTTCAAAAGCCATCTGCGAACGATAAAAACAGACATCGAATTCCACAAAAAAATTCATGCGTCCTAGAAGTAACGGCACATTATCAGTAACACTCCAAGCAAATACCAAGCGAACTGGTGCAAAACTGGCTATTTGAGCAGATAAAATTAACCCTTTTGCTTCAACTGGTGCTAGATTTCCAGCTAGTTGCACTGAGGTTGTTAGTTCTTCCCATACCGCCCCTAACTGAATACCTACACTGTAAGGTAAAACATTAATGCTAGCTCCAGTATCTAATAGACCCGAAACGTTAACAACGGAATTTTTGTAGCTTAACGTTAAAGGTAATATTGGTACTGCATCGATATCTCCAAACACATCACGACTTTCAACGAAGAGAAATCTTTGTGAATTAAGCATCGTTTACCTGTTTGTCTTGTTCTAGCAGTGCAGCTAGTTTATTAGCAGCTTCATGAGAATTATAGGGAGACCACACATGATAAGTGACTCCTGGCTGTAACGATAATGCTTCTTCTTCAGTTGCTAGTTCTTGAACTAAAAACTGCATGACCTTGAGTTTATCTGCACGAGATAGCTTGTGCAAGGTTGGGAATAAATCTGCTGCGCTCATATCAAGTTGAAGATCGCGACTAAATACTTTTTATATTTTTACAACTACTATAAGGTGATTACAAAGTTTGTGGCGTAGGCGTAGCCTTCCGCAGGCATCACTATTGGTCAATTCTCAAATAAAGACAAAGCGATCGCCCTTTTTGCTCGATAGTTCGTGTAAAAAGGTGCAAGGTTAGAGTTCAGAGGTGTAATGATGATGCTTTGAGGTCGAGCATAGACACGTAGGAACCTGCTATGTCTATGACGAGCTACGCTAACGCACATTGCGCTGATGCAATCCTTGATACAGGGTACATTATTAATTAGCTTAATTTCTCTGCTGCGCGTCCAAGCAGCAACTCGTCGTCAGGCATAGCCTTTGTAAAACCCAAAATGACTAACGAAGAACTGCTGCAAATTATTGAACAAGCTGTCAAAGACGAGGTAACAGAATTAGACCTTTCTTACAAAGGGTTAACAATACTGCCACCGGAAATTGGCCAACTCACCAACCTGCAAACTCTCCACCTCGACAGTAATCAACTGAGCAGTCTGCCACCGAAAATTGGCCAACTCACCAACCTGCAAACTCTCCACCTCCGCAGTAATCAACTGAGCAGTCTGCCACCGGAAATTGGCCAACTCACCAACCTGCAAACTCTCCACCTCGGCAATAATCAACTGAGCAGTCTGCCACCGGAAATTGGCCAACTCACCAACCTGCAATCCCTCCACCTCTGGATTAATCAACTGAGCAGTCTGCCACCGGAAATTGGCCAACTCACCAACCTGCAATCCCTCGACCTCGACAGTAATCAACTGAGCAGTCTGCCACCGGAATTTGGCCAACTCACCAACCTGCAATCCCTCGACCTTGGCAGTAATCAACTGAGCAGTCTGCCACCGGAAATTGGCCAACTCACCAAGCTGCAATCCCTCGACCTCAGCAGGAATCAACTGAGCAGTCTGCCACCGGAAATTGTCCAACTCACCAAGCTGCAATCCCTCGACCTCCGCAGTAATCAA
The Nostoc punctiforme PCC 73102 genome window above contains:
- a CDS encoding N-acetylmuramoyl-L-alanine amidase; this encodes MKNLLGLVILGCILTSSVALAEPSLIVVFPETNYQTSSQKIFFLGTAPPDGEVLINSKPINRSKAGHFSPSFPLQLGENLFTVRRQNQELKIKVIRVNTSPELPQGVAFAKDSLTPAADIARLPGELICFSAIAPPNANVSVTLANQTIALSPQPQQAQLPNNLAALTGQNQPHAQFSVGNYKGCTTVATAADLGKPQFQLTLNGKTITQPGAGKIQILSRAELPVSEVTVESGVARTGPSTDYSRLTPLPKGTRATVTGKEGEWLRLDYGAWINSQETRILPGAIPPQTIIRSVGYRQLPGATEIFFPLQVPVPVSVQQSEKALALTLYNTTAQTDIIRLDDDPLISRLDWQQEAPEQVKYTFNLKKAQQWGYKLRYDGTTLVLALRHPPNIGNTRRKPLANLKIVLDPGHGGKETGASGPTGYLKKDVNLLVSKLLRDDLVKRGATVVMTREDDKEVSLAERQAIISKEEPAIAISIHHNSLPDDGDAEKTKGFAAFWYQPQAHSLAIFLQTYVVKKLGKPSYGVFWDNLALTRPAAAPSVLLELGFMSNPDEFEQVVNPKEQKKMADAIAQGITEWFKSVR
- a CDS encoding CTP synthase; the encoded protein is MTKFIFVTGGVVSSIGKGIVAASLGRLLKSRGYSVSILKLDPYINIDPGTMSPFQHGEVFVTQDGAETDLDLGHYERFTDTSMSRLNCVTTGSIYQAVINKERRGDYNGGTVQVIPHITNEIKERILRVAKSTNPSVVITEIGGTVGDIESLPFLEAIRQFRKEVGRQHVLYMHVTLVPWIASAGEMKTKPTQHSVKELRSIGIQPDILVCRSDRPLPKGLKQKLSGFCDVPEECVITSQDAKSIYEVPLNLEREGMAEQVLNLLQMEQRQPDLTQWQTLVQRLHTPKHELEIAIVGKYVQLSDAYLSVVEALNHAAISTYGKLRLRWVNSEDLENESAETHLGGVDGVVVPGGFGVRGVDGKIAAIKYARDRQIPFLGLCLGMQCSVIEWARNIGGLTDANSAEFDPHTTNPVINLLPGQQEVVDLGGTMRLGLYPCRVLPDTLAFKLYQEDVIYERHRHRYEFNNAYRDLLLKSGYAISGTSPDGQLVEIVELPKHPFFLACQFHPEFQSRPSSPHPLFKGFIQAAIALSLSTSTTPTPLEVS
- the speB gene encoding agmatinase SpeB, yielding MSNQLQDYNPSGVGEINGNLLGLPCDYESANLIVFGVPWEVTVSYGAGTANGPQRILDTSTQLDLFDFDNPNGWKQGIFMVEIPQDILEKNTYYRALAAKIIERLAQGKELSDTPDLTSVLTEINQAGEQVNQWLFDNCQEAISKGKGVAVIGGDHSSPLGYFQALAANYTNYGILHIDAHADLRDAYEGFEFSHASIMFNAMKIPQISKLVQVGLRDISHDEVQMIDQSESRIIAYYDPAIKQKLYSGTTWLDLCREIISHLPEFVYISFDVDGLDPKLCPSTGTPVPGGLELEQTFFLFRELVKSGRKIIGFDICEVGDAEWDGNVGARVVYKLANLMDLSKQNS
- a CDS encoding FAD-dependent oxidoreductase, which encodes MPETKSTPHTHTSTSTKADNLPASVISSSTSQEIYDVVVVGAGPIGLATAIGLRKRGIENILVIDQTRAFRQIGQTLDLLPNGLKALKHLDPNAYEEVKKTGLGLLNPKQSNDQETVEPNQKQQPLKSSPQWAYKNLKGEIINSISLSFDDWLQDYGEGRVSISWYNLQTTLRQLLPPDLVKANHRCINVVNEPEKGCVRIDCVGDTGIEANPYAYWTDGQKNNEMQHQNSDIPPQELATKSIRAKLIVAADGINSTVRRLLYTDTQYHNFARPEYSGFAAIFCREITEVPKELWTKLEEDFFQGSTLITITNDEKSGNSVCINNIRIILYYRPTGELGYIIHLALPLDSLQGKFESSLIDLALQELEKAGFPDALKQLVRMSPPANMQQRPYYIHRASILDSLQVSNPTDLNPEANPAKIPPAWSVGRIVLVGDAAHGMPPFMAQGANQGLEDALVVTTLIAKITEENNWDNLQTIAKAFKKYEHLRRPLIAYVQEATLQRSPHSSDKEWEDYSQQIYRRNFDQVIEAL